A genome region from Diorhabda carinulata isolate Delta chromosome 2, icDioCari1.1, whole genome shotgun sequence includes the following:
- the LOC130890889 gene encoding coiled-coil domain-containing protein 6 has product MADSASESDSSSIDGGPIMMPPSPITREQLQKRIESLQQQNRVLKVELETYKLRVKALQEENRDLKKASVIIQAKAEQEEEFISNTLLKKIQVLKKEKETLAHHYEREEECLTNDLSRKLTQLRQEKCRLEQTLEQEQECLVNRLMRKIEKLEAETLAKQSNLEQLRREKVELENTLEQEQEALVNKLWKRMDKLEAEKRMLQIKLDQPVSDPASPREINNGDTATNLSSHIQTLRSEVTRLRSTLAMSQQEHTQKMQRFAQEERNIKEENLRLQRKLQLEVERREALCRHLSESESSLEMEEERHYNEQVLGVRQHTVSPVPVAYNPSPSQSRPLSPGMNSMQSPRDSLVVGPPRCHSCGQLINHPGCISSALHHPANSGSPPAPHRRPSERFIKPAIPAAPQPASPMDTSVNKD; this is encoded by the exons ATGGCAGATTCCGCCAGTGAATCAGATTCTAGTAGCATTGATGGTGGTCCCATAATGATGCCACCCAGTCCCATTACCAGGGAACAACTTCAGAAGCGCATCGAAAGTCTTCAACAACAAAACCGGGTGCTTAAAGTGGAATTGGAAACTTACAAATTACGCGTAAAGGCATTGCAAGAAGAAAACAGGGATCTTAAAAAAGCATCTGTCATAATA cAAGCAAAAGCTGAACAAGAAGAGGAATTCATCTCAAATACCCTCTTAAAAAAGATCCAGGTgctcaaaaaagaaaaagagacaCTTGCTCACCATTACGAGAGGGAAGAAGAATGCCTAACAAACGACTTATCCAGAAAACTCACTCAATTGCGCCAAGAAAAATGTCGCTTGGAACAGACTCTAGAACAGGAACAGGAGTGCCTTGTGAATCGCctcatgagaaaaattgaaaaactggaGGCTGAAACATTAGCTAAGCAGAGTAATTTGGAGCAGTTACGTCGAGAAAAG GTTGAACTAGAAAACACTTTAGAACAAGAACAGGAAGCTTTGGTAAACAAATTATGGAAACGCATGGATAAATTGGAAGCTGAGAAACGCATGCTGCAGATTAAACTTGATCAGCCAGTATCTGATCCTGCGAGTCcaagagaaataaataatggCGATACAGCCACTAATTTGAGTTCGCACATTCAAACACTTCGATCAGAAGTGACTAGGTTACGTTCCACATTAGCTATGAGCCAACAAGAACACACTCAAAAGATGCAGCGTTTCGCTCAAGAAGAGcgaaatataaaagaagaaaatttgag gTTACAGAGGAAGCTACAGCTTGAGGTAGAAAGAAGAGAAGCCCTATGCAGACACTTGTCAGAGAGTGAGAGCTCATTAGAAATGGAAGAAGAGAGACATTATAACGAGCAAGTTTTGGGCGTTAGACAACATACTGTATCCCCAGTGCCAGTAGCTTATAATCCTTCTCCCAGTCAAAGCAGGCCATTGAGTCCAG GTATGAATTCAATGCAATCACCTAGAGATTCTCTGGTTGTGGGTCCTCCACGATGCCATTCATGTGGACAGCTGATAAATCATCCAGGTTGCATTTCGTCAGCTTTGCATCATCCAGCAAATTCTGGTAGTCCTCCGGCTCCTCATCGAAGACCCAGCGAAAGATTTATAAAGCCTGCAATACCGGCCGCACCTCAGCCAGCTAGTCCAATGGACACATCCGTCAATAAAGACTAG
- the LOC130904244 gene encoding zinc finger protein 420: MDSINIVCPVCTLYLRPGITLKQHLTSHPKQKVIEALVKLSGTEDEPKVQQNTTSVPITPQVQPAGTSQVNSTIVNQSWNQPAPVQVGSPSNANPLHGNHVFIYQQSMSTTSPQPNVLQVNHPLSQQYVYHPAIFNPQMMPYVYQQQQVILSSNSLHPQVRALPLEPPTSNSEIQPEAVVPETHNDKENNSEARKESIDLTVKEAVNEPISQVLTKEDIEGLHHELDIKTIKHFEEDQLQANDIPPEEFQEVESGSEEECNQESENLDREDLGEAFNSSNHTDWKTDSELSKACQTQNGISTSPEPQIETGTQQPSYVNQLEYFYPPNNDYPENFHHEESNNISMPFTTNQKESYEQSEPIYTSANILHGNDIDFVNLEDIVLIGDFTTNGVASQVEHFEHTIQDRPGVLMTIGDIPEPQKVEYQEHRDFEESMSRGSSHVNIRADEKMPARGELSGQESIGGNSDITWNRLQYQEGSSRMSHSYEMIGRETWEQSESESVYNTMVKRQNSTQVSCEHNDYDNDVPTIISYIGPSLNFKCSTCGESFESSKDRSQHESEKHPEKARKNKIGSEIGKKSVKKLIIKPKTEKPKEEPNFDNVFTNKFKQENPTETQTDIVALESTVKMDDEPLQLPKIKTLCSLCDCVFDNVKSLRQHRLEVHKDHTGIRHKCLTCGEYFPTEYTYTDHLKIHPLECRLCGKLFYRRHNMKLHMKRHLGLKPYKCDLCDKSFVTRQKHDEHKNVHTGDAPIKCNLCDEKFRRHSNLVQHRNRHHFQLKKKVKDYICHCGEIFHSKKKLAWHKEIHDPKPKACSQCNEKFLHMSSLTRHMRRAHNDKFLPEENRQNENVECPICKGVYLKSSLDVHIKNHSGTRPYTCLMCNKDFTTKWNLKLHKWTHASRTTKPYKCDQCKGAFIRESDYIAHMNSHKSVRPYTCNYCGAQFIRKYNCLRHVKEHENDKTFSCTVCGKSFHRSYYLKDHMRVHSGVRPYTCHICGKTSSTKSNHNKHVQIHHAREPVSTEN; the protein is encoded by the exons atggATTCAATTAATATAGTCTGTCCAGTGTGTACTCTGTATTTAAGACCAGGCATAACTTTGAAACAGCATTTGACATCTCATCCCAAGCAAAAAGTCATAGAAGCTTTAGTAAAGTTGTCAGGCACAGAAGATGAGCCTAAAGTACAGCAAAATACCACATCTGTACCTATTACACCACAGGTACAACCTGCAGGAACCAGCCAG GTAAATTCAACTATAGTGAACCAATCATGGAATCAGCCAGCACCTGTTCAAGTGGGGTCTCCTTCTAATGCAAACCCATTACATGGAAAccatgtttttatttatcaacaaagTATGAGTACTACTTCCCCCCAACCAAATGTCTTACAAGTAAATCATCCATTATCTCAACAATATGTTTACCACCCAGCCATTTTCAATCCTCAAATGATGCCATATGTATATCAACAACAACAAGTTATTTTGTCTAGTAATTCATTACACCCACAAGTCAGAGCATTGCCTTTGGAACCACCCACTAGTAATTCCGAAATTCAACCAGAAGCAGTTGTTCCTGAAACTCATAATGACAAAGAGAATAATAGTGAGGCAAGAAAAGAGAGTATTGATTTAACTGTAAAAGAAGCAGTAAATGAACCTATTTCACAAGTACTAACCAAAGAAGATATTGAGGGTTTACATCATGAACTTGACATCAAAACTATAAAACACTTTGAAGAAGATCAATTACAAGCAAACGATATACCTCCAGAGGAATTTCAGGAAGTGGAAAGTGGAAGTGAGGAAGAATGTAATCAAGAATCTGAAAATCTAGATAGAGAAGATCTTGGAGAAGCTTTCAATTCTTCCAATCATACAGATTGGAAGACTGATTCAGAATTGAGTAAAGCTTGTCAAACACAAAATGGAATTAGCACTTCTCCTGAGCCCCAGATTGAAACAGGAACACAGCAACCAAGCTATGTGAATCAACTTGAATATTTCTATCCTCCAAATAATGATTATCCTGAAAACTTCCATCATGAAGAAAGCAATAATATATCTATGCCATTTACTACCAACCAAAAAGAAAGTTATGAGCAATCTGAACCTATTTATACTTCTGCAAATATATTACATGGAAATGACATTGATTTCGTTAATTTGGAAGATATTGTCTTGATAGGTGATTTTACTACTAATGGAGTAGCTTCTCAAGTCGAGCATTTTGAACATACAATACAAGATAGACCTGGAGTATTGATGACCATAGGTGACATTCCAGAGCCGCAGAAAGTTGAGTATCAAGAGCATAGAGACTTTGAAGAAAGCATGTCAAGAGGAAGTTCCCATGTTAATATAAGAGCTGATGAAAAAATGCCAGCTAGAGGTGAACTATCAGGACAAGAAAGTATAGGAGGTAATAGTGATATAACTTGGAATAGATTGCAGTATCAAGAGGGAAGTTCTCGTATGTCCCATTCCTATGAAATGATAGGAAGAGAAACTTGGGAACAATCAGAGAGTGAAAGTGTATATAATACTATGGTAAAGAGGCAAAATTCAACACAAGTATCTTGTGAACACAATGATTATGATAATGATGTTCCAACAATAATAAGTTACATTGGTCCaagtttgaatttcaaatgttCTACTTGTGGTGAAAGTTTTGAATCTTCTAAAGACAGAAGTCAGCACGAATCAGAAAAGCATCCAGAGAAAGCAAGGAAGAATAAAATAGGAAGTGAAATTGGTAAAAAGTCGGTGAAAAAGCTGATCATCAAACCTAAAACTGAAAAGCCTAAAGAAGAACctaattttgataatgtatttACCAACAAATTTAAACAGGAGAATCCTACTGAAACCCAGACTGATATAGTTGCTTTAGAATCCACAGTTAAAATGGACGACGAGCCACTGCAActtccaaaaattaaaaccttATGTTCATTATGTGATTGTGTATTTGATAATGTGAAAAGTCTCAGACAGCATCGGTTAGAGGTTCATAAAGATCATACTGGAATTAGGCATAAATGTCTTACTTGTGGGGAATATTTCCCTACTGAGTATACATATACGGATCATTTGAAGATACACCCATTGGAATGTAGGCTCTGTGGGAAATTATTTTACCGAAGACACAATATGAAGTTACATATGAAGAGACATTTGGGCTTGAAGCCATACAAATGTGACTTGTGCGATAAATCGTTTGTTACCAGACAGAAGCATGATGAGCACAAGAACGTTCATACGG GTGATGCTCCAATAAAATGCAACCTTTGTGACGAAAAATTCAGAAGACATTCCAATTTGGTCCAGCACCGCAACCGACATCACTTCCAACTAAAGAAGAAAGTCAAAGATTACATCTGTCATTGCGGTGAAATTTTCCACTCTAAGAAAAAACTGGCCTGGCACAAGGAAATCCACGATCCAAAGCCGAAAGCGTGTAGCCAATGCAATGAGAAGTTCCTACACATGTCAAGTCTGACAAGGCATATGCGACGAGCCCACAACGACAAGTTTCTTCCTGAAGAAAATAGACAGAACGAAAATGTAGAATGCCCAATTTGTAAGGGAGTTTATTTGAAGTCTTCTCTGGATGTACATATAAAGAATCACAGCGGGACTAGACCTTACACGTGTTTAATGTGTAACAAAGACTTTACGACAAAGTGGAATCTCAAGTTGCATAAATGGACGCATGCTAGTAGGACGACGAAACCGTACAAGTGCGATCAATGTAAAGGAGCTTTTATAAGGGAATCCGATTACATAGCTCACATGAATTCGCATAAAAGTGTACGACCCTACACTTGTAATTATTGCGGAGCccaatttattagaaaatataactGTCTTCGACACGTTAAGGAACACGAGAATGATAAGACATTTAGTTGTACAGTATGTGGTAAGTCGTTTCACCGATCGTATTATCTAAAAGATCATATGCGTGTACATAGCGGTGTTAGACCATATACATGTCATATATGCGGAAAAACTAGTAGTACTAAGTCTAATCATAACAAACACGTACAAATTCATCATGCGCGAGAACCTGTTAGTACAGAAAATTAA